In Candidatus Desulfofervidus auxilii, one genomic interval encodes:
- a CDS encoding type I restriction-modification system subunit M N-terminal domain-containing protein, with translation MLCKKLISEKLSLAGKQLTRGDLEGLLKAAADLIRTRVDYTFILVLLFYKRISDKWKMEFENAYKEALADGLTEEEAKKEAKNAIYHDFDISEELLWENIRKDPARLPENFSKAIKIL, from the coding sequence ATGCTTTGTAAGAAACTAATATCCGAGAAACTATCACTTGCAGGCAAACAATTAACAAGAGGCGACCTTGAAGGGCTTCTCAAGGCGGCAGCAGACCTTATAAGAACACGAGTCGATTATACCTTTATCCTCGTTCTTCTTTTCTATAAGAGGATAAGTGACAAATGGAAGATGGAATTTGAGAATGCATATAAAGAAGCACTTGCCGATGGATTGACTGAAGAAGAAGCAAAGAAGGAAGCCAAAAACGCTATATATCACGACTTTGATATTTCTGAAGAACTTCTCTGGGAGAATATAAGGAAAGATCCTGCAAGATTGCCGGAAAATTTCTCTAAAGCAATAAAGATCCTGTAG
- a CDS encoding permease — protein sequence MLGSTIVMALLALVLIYVGYRKGNGAHILGLKTGLLFMVEILPLLFVSFLVAGLIQVMVPQEIISRWIGEESGTKGILLAAVAGFLIPGGPYVVLPILAGLLQQGISIGSAMAFYTAKFLCGLTRLPIEFSILGWEFIIIRIVITSIIPILTGIIAEKFFGGFF from the coding sequence ATGCTAGGATCCACTATTGTTATGGCCCTACTGGCTTTGGTGTTGATTTATGTAGGTTACCGCAAGGGGAACGGAGCACATATTTTGGGATTAAAAACAGGTCTTCTTTTTATGGTGGAAATTTTGCCTTTGTTATTTGTTTCCTTTTTGGTAGCTGGGTTAATTCAAGTAATGGTACCCCAGGAGATTATCTCCAGGTGGATCGGTGAAGAATCGGGCACCAAGGGTATATTACTTGCTGCTGTAGCAGGATTTCTTATTCCTGGGGGACCTTATGTGGTATTACCTATTCTGGCTGGTCTGCTTCAACAAGGAATAAGTATAGGTAGTGCCATGGCCTTTTATACAGCCAAATTTTTGTGTGGATTAACCCGTTTACCTATAGAATTCAGTATTTTAGGCTGGGAGTTTATTATCATACGTATTGTTATCACTTCAATCATTCCTATTTTGACAGGAATAATAGCAGAAAAATTTTTTGGCGGCTTTTTTTGA
- the wtpA gene encoding tungstate ABC transporter substrate-binding protein WtpA, with protein MKWFYFLITLLFLLFSSLVRGDERVILNVFHAGSLAVPFDKMERVFEAKYPSIDVRREASGSVLAVRKVIDLHKPCDVIAVADYDIIPKMMFPAYTDHVKLFARNEIVLCYTNKSLYRREINTQNWYQILGRPNVKWAFANPNDDPCGYRTLMTIALSSIYYHQPDLLQVLLEKLSDIHWHETNAGILIVPPVNLTTKDCKIFVRSKSVELLGLLESGAIDYAFEYKSVAEQHKLPYLNLPAQINLSNLKHKAFYVKVRVKLANGKVLQGKPIVYGIASLKTAKHPKEARLWENFVTSEKGAEILKRCFQTPIFPAEEITHD; from the coding sequence ATGAAATGGTTTTATTTTCTTATAACTCTTTTATTCTTACTCTTTTCATCCCTTGTTAGAGGAGATGAGAGGGTTATTCTAAATGTCTTTCATGCCGGAAGTTTAGCAGTTCCTTTTGATAAAATGGAAAGAGTCTTTGAGGCAAAATATCCTTCTATTGATGTTCGCCGCGAAGCAAGCGGCAGTGTATTAGCAGTGCGCAAGGTAATAGATTTACATAAGCCCTGTGATGTTATTGCCGTAGCAGATTATGATATTATTCCCAAAATGATGTTTCCTGCTTATACTGACCATGTCAAGTTGTTTGCCAGAAACGAAATTGTCCTTTGTTATACTAATAAATCTCTTTATAGGAGAGAAATCAATACCCAAAATTGGTATCAAATTTTAGGTAGGCCAAATGTAAAATGGGCATTTGCCAACCCTAATGATGATCCTTGTGGTTATCGCACCTTGATGACTATAGCCCTGAGTTCCATTTATTACCATCAACCTGATTTACTTCAGGTTCTTTTGGAGAAACTCAGTGATATCCACTGGCATGAAACAAATGCAGGTATTTTAATTGTCCCACCCGTGAACTTAACTACCAAGGACTGCAAGATTTTTGTTCGTTCTAAATCAGTAGAACTACTAGGTCTCCTAGAGAGTGGGGCTATTGATTACGCCTTTGAATATAAAAGTGTGGCCGAACAGCATAAGTTGCCTTATCTCAACCTTCCGGCCCAAATCAATCTAAGCAATTTAAAGCATAAAGCGTTTTATGTCAAAGTGAGGGTTAAGTTGGCTAATGGCAAGGTCTTGCAAGGGAAACCTATTGTTTATGGTATTGCTTCTTTAAAAACGGCCAAACATCCAAAAGAAGCAAGACTCTGGGAGAATTTTGTAACTAGTGAAAAAGGGGCAGAAATTCTGAAAAGATGTTTTCAAACCCCCATCTTTCCTGCTGAGGAAATAACCCATGACTAA
- a CDS encoding ABC transporter permease has protein sequence MTKLLRFSFFILGILCIGLIVIPILDIFVTLTAKELVKTIYDREVWQALLTSFIGASLATVLGCILGVPLAYLLSRYDFKGKRIIEGIANLPIVIPHVAVGIALLCLLNEKTHLGSIFAYFHITFVDTIYGVIMALVFVSISYVIVSASIGFNGVDQTLEWVSRNLGASMAYTFWHITFPLALSAIVRGAILAFARSISEVGALLILAYYPKTAPILMYERFEQFGLEAALPVTALVVFFSLFIFVILLSLSRNHALR, from the coding sequence ATGACTAAATTGTTAAGATTTTCTTTTTTTATTTTGGGGATTTTATGTATAGGCCTTATTGTGATTCCAATTCTGGATATATTTGTCACCTTAACAGCCAAGGAGCTAGTTAAGACCATTTATGACCGAGAGGTCTGGCAAGCATTGCTGACCTCATTTATAGGAGCCTCCCTAGCTACGGTTCTGGGTTGCATCCTAGGTGTGCCCCTAGCCTATTTGTTGAGTCGGTATGATTTTAAAGGAAAGCGTATTATTGAAGGAATAGCCAACCTTCCTATTGTGATTCCCCATGTTGCTGTGGGGATTGCCTTACTTTGTCTTTTAAATGAAAAAACTCACCTTGGCAGTATTTTTGCTTATTTTCATATTACCTTTGTAGATACCATTTATGGTGTAATTATGGCCCTGGTCTTTGTTAGCATTTCCTACGTGATTGTTTCAGCCTCAATAGGTTTTAATGGAGTAGACCAGACGCTTGAATGGGTCTCCCGCAACTTGGGTGCTTCTATGGCCTATACTTTTTGGCATATTACTTTCCCTTTGGCCTTATCTGCCATTGTAAGAGGAGCGATTTTAGCGTTTGCTCGTTCCATAAGTGAAGTTGGAGCTTTACTTATCCTTGCTTATTATCCTAAGACTGCTCCTATTCTGATGTATGAGCGTTTTGAACAATTTGGTCTTGAGGCTGCCCTTCCAGTAACTGCCTTAGTGGTTTTTTTCTCTCTATTTATCTTTGTTATTCTTTTATCTCTTTCTAGAAATCATGCTCTCCGTTAA
- a CDS encoding ATP-binding cassette domain-containing protein produces the protein MLSVKLRKSLSGFNLDVNFTVSIPSYSLILGPSGAGKSLTLKIIAGLMRPDMASIQWRDKEIAFLPPEKREVVYLPQTLALFPHKTVYQNIIYTFKARHISVDKRYVTEIIDKFQVTPFLNRYPSSLSGGEQQRVALARAIAARPKVLLLDEPLASLDFHLKMNLIDFLKRIKKAFSLTIIHVTHDPIEAFKLAENLFILEKGKLTFQGTVKELFMTASSGFSAEVVRQLKSLIPNFSNY, from the coding sequence ATGCTCTCCGTTAAGTTAAGAAAGTCTTTATCAGGTTTTAATTTAGATGTGAATTTTACTGTTTCTATACCCAGTTACAGTCTTATTCTTGGACCCAGTGGAGCTGGTAAGAGCCTGACCCTTAAAATCATCGCCGGACTGATGCGGCCAGATATGGCTTCTATTCAATGGAGAGATAAAGAAATAGCATTTTTGCCACCAGAAAAAAGAGAAGTAGTCTATCTTCCCCAAACTCTTGCCCTTTTTCCTCACAAAACAGTATACCAAAACATAATTTATACCTTTAAAGCCAGACATATTTCAGTTGATAAAAGATATGTAACAGAAATTATAGATAAATTTCAGGTTACTCCTTTTCTCAATCGCTACCCTTCAAGCCTCAGTGGAGGAGAACAACAAAGAGTGGCTTTGGCTCGAGCAATAGCTGCCCGCCCAAAGGTGCTTTTATTAGATGAACCTTTAGCTTCACTTGATTTTCATTTAAAAATGAATCTTATAGATTTTCTTAAAAGAATAAAGAAGGCTTTTTCGCTAACTATCATTCATGTTACTCATGATCCTATTGAGGCATTCAAATTGGCTGAAAATCTTTTTATTTTAGAAAAAGGTAAACTTACATTTCAAGGTACAGTTAAAGAACTATTTATGACCGCCTCATCTGGTTTTAGTGCTGAGGTCGTCCGCCAATTAAAATCATTGATTCCTAATTTTAGTAATTATTAA
- a CDS encoding HU family DNA-binding protein, with protein MLKKDLVEELRKKFPQFHKKDMEMFIDMLFDVLKQGIKSGRVELRGFGVFTSKIKASRQIQHPKTKKIIKTTPHRGVRFKPSFEVPLDALGKK; from the coding sequence ATGCTGAAAAAAGACTTAGTAGAAGAATTAAGAAAAAAATTTCCTCAGTTTCACAAAAAAGACATGGAAATGTTTATAGATATGTTATTTGATGTATTAAAACAGGGAATAAAATCAGGGCGCGTTGAATTAAGGGGATTTGGCGTGTTTACATCTAAGATTAAGGCTTCCCGACAGATTCAACATCCCAAAACAAAGAAAATTATTAAAACTACCCCTCACCGCGGAGTGAGATTTAAACCTAGTTTTGAAGTGCCTTTAGATGCGTTGGGCAAAAAATAA
- the sppA gene encoding signal peptide peptidase SppA: MEQQKRHPILSFLFKLSIFAFIFLLGFGLAKRYFGEEGIGGKNIGVIEIKGIIKTAQFNLEQLVKFRKNSQIKAVLLRIDSPGGAVVPSQELYMEILKLRQQKPVVASLGNVAASGGYYIASAASKIVAAPGTLTGSIGVKIEFANIEQLLKKLGIQPTVIKSVPYKDIGSPIREMTKEERIMLEKLVKNIHSQFVKDIAKGRNLPVERVESIANGSIFTGQEAKKLGLVDQLGNFEDAIRLAVKLGKIKEEPRLFYPKKKTPWMKLLTESLFETLSEYIQQTKIIY; this comes from the coding sequence AAGTTTCTTATTTAAACTCTCTATATTTGCTTTTATATTTCTTTTGGGCTTTGGCTTAGCTAAACGTTATTTTGGAGAAGAAGGAATTGGAGGAAAAAACATTGGTGTAATTGAAATTAAGGGGATTATTAAAACAGCTCAATTTAATTTAGAACAACTAGTGAAATTTAGAAAAAATAGCCAAATCAAAGCAGTCCTGTTAAGAATCGATTCTCCTGGTGGGGCAGTAGTCCCCTCACAGGAATTGTATATGGAGATTTTAAAACTCCGTCAGCAAAAACCCGTAGTGGCCTCATTGGGAAATGTGGCTGCCTCTGGGGGATATTATATTGCCTCAGCAGCAAGCAAAATAGTGGCTGCACCAGGAACCCTAACCGGAAGTATAGGAGTAAAAATAGAGTTTGCTAACATAGAACAACTCTTAAAAAAATTGGGTATACAACCAACGGTGATAAAGAGCGTGCCTTATAAAGATATAGGTTCACCTATAAGAGAAATGACCAAAGAGGAAAGAATTATGTTAGAAAAGTTAGTCAAAAATATACATTCACAATTTGTAAAAGATATTGCTAAGGGGAGAAATTTGCCTGTAGAACGGGTGGAATCCATCGCAAATGGCTCTATTTTTACCGGACAAGAGGCCAAAAAACTAGGGCTGGTAGATCAATTAGGAAATTTTGAGGATGCCATAAGATTAGCAGTTAAATTGGGTAAGATAAAGGAAGAGCCCAGGCTGTTTTATCCTAAAAAAAAGACTCCCTGGATGAAATTATTAACTGAGAGCTTATTTGAAACATTAAGTGAATACATTCAACAAACGAAAATTATATATTGA